A single window of Aspergillus puulaauensis MK2 DNA, chromosome 5, nearly complete sequence DNA harbors:
- a CDS encoding uncharacterized protein (COG:S;~EggNog:ENOG410Q2YB;~InterPro:IPR029058;~TransMembrane:3 (o34-51i72-91o97-122i)) yields the protein MASYNPNPPVHGNPFIDIPSDTDSNPFRWVNEDILSVFRLSRLLPLIFLPLRSFKSGSADELYPSLRNLRDLTLHSILVISQIFFLISLPFTFATLWAVPFIVHAVFYAVFALFTAALVRLLNGPPSGRSLIGVPTSRQPVNDERELWFFINGIATGTHWHQSNLNILAETFGRQIVGIHNPTKGLILDIIECLIQRDLDYKTADIRQGRAQLRAALAAPSTQKVVLIAHSQGGIIAASILDWLYGELGHRELRKLEVYTFASAGRALRNPPLRDLGDFGGNTGGGGGHHEHEHEDETENENEHEHGLEHDNPGLGEMAMPGHRRGEGPGRVDRVLRYVEHYANTKDFVSNIGVLRFTSPAAAYLNGSLFSGSVFVREGSGHLLNMHYLNTMFGEESGFMDRMVDLPVKGLDGVERIMQRPLGDLSRLWKYRDGDSPDEDEIAMEFKDAE from the exons ATGGCGTCCTACAACCCCAACCCCCCAGTCCACGGCAACCCCTTCATCGACATCCCCTCCGACACAGACAGCAATCCCTTCCGCTGGGTCAATGAAGACATCCTCTCTGTCTTCCGGCTATCCCGGCTGCTCCCCCTGATTTTTCTCCCATTACGCTCCTTCAAATCCGGCTCTGCCGACGAACTCTACCCCTCCCTCCGCAATCTCCGAGACCTGACTCTGCACAGTATTCTAGTCATCAgccagatcttcttcctcatatCCCTCCCATTCACATTCGCCACTCTCTGGGCCGTCCCATTTATAGTGCATGCAGTGTTCTATGCGGTCTTTGCCCTCTTCACCGCGGCTCTGGTGAGGCTGTTGAATGGGCCACCAAGCGGACGCTCCCTTATCGGGGTCCCAACATCGAGACAGCCTGTCAATGATGAGAGAGAGCTGTGGTTCTTTATTAACGGGATTGCGACGGG CACTCACTGGCATCAATCAAACCTCAACATCTTAGCAGAAACATTCGGGAGACAGATCGTCGGCATCCATAACCCAAC TAAaggcctcatcctcgacataATAGAATGCCTGATCCAGCGCGACCTCGACTACAAAACCGCTGATATCCGCCAAGGCCGCGCCCAGCTGCGCGCCGCGCTGGCAGCCCCGTCAACCCAGAAAGTCGTGCTGATCGCACACTCGCAGGGGGGCATAATCGCGGCCTCGATCCTGGATTGGCTGTACGGCGAGCTGGGCCATAGAGAGTTGCGCAAGTTGGAGGTTTATACGTTTGCGAGTGCGGGGAGGGCGTTGCGGAATCCGCCATTGAGGGATTTGGGGGATTTTGGTGGTAAtactggtggtggtggtgggcaccatgaacatgaacatgagGATGAGactgagaatgagaatgagcATGAGCATGGGCTTGAACACGACAATCCCGGACTAGGGGAAATGGCAATGCCAGGACACAGGCGTGGTGAAGGCCCAGGCCGCGTTGACCGGGTTCTTCGATACGTGGAGCATTATGCGAACACCAAAGACTTTGTGTCGAATATCGGGGTGTTGAGGTTCACGAGTCCCGCGGCGGCGTACTTGAACGGGAGTTTGTTCTCGGGGTCTGTGTTTGTGCGGGAGGGGTCGGGACACTTGCTCAATATGCATTATCTGAATACAATGTTTGGGGAGGAGAGCGGGTTTATGGATCGCATGGTTGATTTGCCCGTGAAGGGGCTGGATGGGGTGGAGAGGATCATGCAGCGGCCGTTGGGGGATTTGTCGAGGTTGTGGAAGTATCGGGATGGGGATAGTCCTGATGAGGACGAGATTGCGATGGAATTTAAGGATGCTGAGTAA
- a CDS encoding uncharacterized protein (COG:Q;~EggNog:ENOG410PUP8), giving the protein MTTFSVGIPRQKLNSAHSLQNRCTDRPVHWIKCGSYTSPLQRISSNEIAKVLEARTMLMPYETSETSHTYFCSEFFDTPIKGINHVDPPQPDRNRVVVSKETGRMGEVMTKVVSGPSGYLFSHLSRLFDRNKSTLTGFGPELVKRLREGRKSVEEAVWTIIPTAAAACATQAQGAQLLDLYLSGKYAAHWPAIRSLAQSKDPGSFEKLKKYALEGYVHPLTLM; this is encoded by the exons ATGACTACATTCTCAGTGGGGATTCCCCGGCAAAAGCTAAACAGCGCACATTCGTTGCAGAACCGCTGTACAGACCGTCCGGTACACTGGATCAAGTGCGGCAGTTATACGAGTCCATTACAACGGATCTCATCAAACGAAATAGCAAAAGTTTTGGAGGCTCGTACCATGTTGATGCCGTACGAGA CGTCGGAAACGTCGCACACCTACTTCTGCTCCGAGTTCTTTGATACGCCCATTAAAGGCATAAACC ACGTCGACCCGCCACAGCCGGACAGGAACCGTGTCGTCGTAAGCAAGGAGACCGGTCGAATGGGCGAAGTCATGACGAAGGTCGTCTCAGGGCCATCGGGGTACCTGTTCAGCCACCTATCACGGCTCTTCGACCGTAATAAGTCGACATTGACTGGGTTTGGACCTGAGCTGGTAAAGAGGTTGCGCGAGGGAAGAAAGAGTGTTGAAGAGGCTGTTTGGACGATTATCCCCACCGCTGCAGCAGCTTGTGCTACTCAAGCTCAGGGT GCGCAATTACTCGATCTCTACCTCTCAGGCAAATACGCTGCTCACTGGCCGGCGATCCGGAGCCTGGCACAATCGAAAGACCCTGGATCGTttgagaagctcaagaaatACGCTCTTGAGGGGTACGTTCACCCACTAACCTTGATGTAA